The following coding sequences lie in one Phyllopteryx taeniolatus isolate TA_2022b chromosome 4, UOR_Ptae_1.2, whole genome shotgun sequence genomic window:
- the LOC133477024 gene encoding uncharacterized protein LOC133477024 isoform X2 → MTRTIAVKILVLVIFIVVVCLPEFWTLYRESQIKLLCLPCERDKRGRRTDDSSADAEMRRKRSRDLPRIPGGESRREACNETDADGGPAADDARASCYTCETLGSGPQLQSDNRSTSAKVHIEMSVKLPVGDANFLKLAFYGHQTSSWLHLWPPDDETDDGGQAAASSCCRPAPSDRVVCLLRLSNRTIWSAARNEKFLQTQEKVHPLGYGFTEQQFKGGRKDTEISILKGRNSHHHEPRPTCSGLPSIEEIEVAANLHHRPTVSFAHRGAELLIDRTQL, encoded by the exons ATGACGAGGACAATCGCGGTGAAGATTCTCGTCCTTGTGATTTTCATCGTCGTCGTCTGCCTTCCAGAATTTTGGACTTTATACAGAG AGTCCCAAATCAAGCTGCTGTGTTTGCCGTGCGAACGGGACAAGCGAGGGAGGAGGACGGATGACAGCTCCGCAGATGCTGAGATGAGAAGAAAGAGGTCACGTGACCTTCCTCGCATCCCAGGAGGTGAGAGCCGGCGGGAGGCCTGCAACGAGACGGATGCCGACGGCGGCCCGGCGGCGGACGACGCGCGCGCAAGTTGCTACACGTGCGAAACGCTCGGGAGTGGGCCGCAATTACAAAGCGACAACCGCTCCACTTCAG CAAAGGTTCACATTGAGATGTCGGTGAAGCTTCCAGTCGGAGATGCGAACTTCCTGAAGCTCGCCTTCTACGGCCACCAAACTAGCAGCTGGCTGCACCTTTGGCCACCCGACGACGAGACGGACGATGGCGGCCAGGCGGCGGCGTCTTCGTGCTGCCGGCCGGCGCCGTCCGATCGTGTCGTCTGTCTGCTGAGACTTTCAAATCGCACCATTTGGAGTGCCGCCCGAAACGAGAAGTTTCTGCAGACACAAG AGAAAGTGCATCCTCTCGGTTATGGCTTCACTGAGCAGCAGTTCAAAG GTGGACGCAAAGACACCGAGATCAGCATTCTAAAAG GGAGAAACAGTCATCATCATGAGCCTCGTCCGACATGCTCCG GACTACCGTCCATCGAAGAGATCGAAGTCGCTG CTAATCTTCATCACCGTCCAACAGTGAGTTTCGCTCACAGAGGAGCTGAGCTGCTGATTGACAGAACGCAGCTTTAA
- the LOC133477024 gene encoding uncharacterized protein LOC133477024 isoform X1: MTRTIAVKILVLVIFIVVVCLPEFWTLYRESQIKLLCLPCERDKRGRRTDDSSADAEMRRKRSRDLPRIPGGESRREACNETDADGGPAADDARASCYTCETLGSGPQLQSDNRSTSAKVHIEMSVKLPVGDANFLKLAFYGHQTSSWLHLWPPDDETDDGGQAAASSCCRPAPSDRVVCLLRLSNRTIWSAARNEKFLQTQDEWGGAFRILWLVLSCAVLLTLTSAFLRQMKRNGHCCKKVHPLGYGFTEQQFKGGRKDTEISILKGRNSHHHEPRPTCSGLPSIEEIEVAANLHHRPTVSFAHRGAELLIDRTQL; encoded by the exons ATGACGAGGACAATCGCGGTGAAGATTCTCGTCCTTGTGATTTTCATCGTCGTCGTCTGCCTTCCAGAATTTTGGACTTTATACAGAG AGTCCCAAATCAAGCTGCTGTGTTTGCCGTGCGAACGGGACAAGCGAGGGAGGAGGACGGATGACAGCTCCGCAGATGCTGAGATGAGAAGAAAGAGGTCACGTGACCTTCCTCGCATCCCAGGAGGTGAGAGCCGGCGGGAGGCCTGCAACGAGACGGATGCCGACGGCGGCCCGGCGGCGGACGACGCGCGCGCAAGTTGCTACACGTGCGAAACGCTCGGGAGTGGGCCGCAATTACAAAGCGACAACCGCTCCACTTCAG CAAAGGTTCACATTGAGATGTCGGTGAAGCTTCCAGTCGGAGATGCGAACTTCCTGAAGCTCGCCTTCTACGGCCACCAAACTAGCAGCTGGCTGCACCTTTGGCCACCCGACGACGAGACGGACGATGGCGGCCAGGCGGCGGCGTCTTCGTGCTGCCGGCCGGCGCCGTCCGATCGTGTCGTCTGTCTGCTGAGACTTTCAAATCGCACCATTTGGAGTGCCGCCCGAAACGAGAAGTTTCTGCAGACACAAG ACGAGTGGGGCGGTGCGTTCAGGATCCTCTGGCTGGTTCTCTCGTGCGCGGTATTGCTGACTTTGACTTCGGCTTTCCTCAGACAAATGAAGCGGAACGGACACTGCTGTA AGAAAGTGCATCCTCTCGGTTATGGCTTCACTGAGCAGCAGTTCAAAG GTGGACGCAAAGACACCGAGATCAGCATTCTAAAAG GGAGAAACAGTCATCATCATGAGCCTCGTCCGACATGCTCCG GACTACCGTCCATCGAAGAGATCGAAGTCGCTG CTAATCTTCATCACCGTCCAACAGTGAGTTTCGCTCACAGAGGAGCTGAGCTGCTGATTGACAGAACGCAGCTTTAA
- the LOC133477024 gene encoding uncharacterized protein LOC133477024 isoform X4, translating to MRRKRSRDLPRIPGGESRREACNETDADGGPAADDARASCYTCETLGSGPQLQSDNRSTSAKVHIEMSVKLPVGDANFLKLAFYGHQTSSWLHLWPPDDETDDGGQAAASSCCRPAPSDRVVCLLRLSNRTIWSAARNEKFLQTQDEWGGAFRILWLVLSCAVLLTLTSAFLRQMKRNGHCCKKVHPLGYGFTEQQFKGGRKDTEISILKGRNSHHHEPRPTCSGLPSIEEIEVAANLHHRPTVSFAHRGAELLIDRTQL from the exons ATGAGAAGAAAGAGGTCACGTGACCTTCCTCGCATCCCAGGAGGTGAGAGCCGGCGGGAGGCCTGCAACGAGACGGATGCCGACGGCGGCCCGGCGGCGGACGACGCGCGCGCAAGTTGCTACACGTGCGAAACGCTCGGGAGTGGGCCGCAATTACAAAGCGACAACCGCTCCACTTCAG CAAAGGTTCACATTGAGATGTCGGTGAAGCTTCCAGTCGGAGATGCGAACTTCCTGAAGCTCGCCTTCTACGGCCACCAAACTAGCAGCTGGCTGCACCTTTGGCCACCCGACGACGAGACGGACGATGGCGGCCAGGCGGCGGCGTCTTCGTGCTGCCGGCCGGCGCCGTCCGATCGTGTCGTCTGTCTGCTGAGACTTTCAAATCGCACCATTTGGAGTGCCGCCCGAAACGAGAAGTTTCTGCAGACACAAG ACGAGTGGGGCGGTGCGTTCAGGATCCTCTGGCTGGTTCTCTCGTGCGCGGTATTGCTGACTTTGACTTCGGCTTTCCTCAGACAAATGAAGCGGAACGGACACTGCTGTA AGAAAGTGCATCCTCTCGGTTATGGCTTCACTGAGCAGCAGTTCAAAG GTGGACGCAAAGACACCGAGATCAGCATTCTAAAAG GGAGAAACAGTCATCATCATGAGCCTCGTCCGACATGCTCCG GACTACCGTCCATCGAAGAGATCGAAGTCGCTG CTAATCTTCATCACCGTCCAACAGTGAGTTTCGCTCACAGAGGAGCTGAGCTGCTGATTGACAGAACGCAGCTTTAA
- the LOC133477024 gene encoding uncharacterized protein LOC133477024 isoform X3, with amino-acid sequence MTRTIAVKILVLVIFIVVVCLPEFWTLYRESQIKLLCLPCERDKRGRRTDDSSADAEMRRKRSRDLPRIPGGESRREACNETDADGGPAADDARASCYTCETLGSGPQLQSDNRSTSAKVHIEMSVKLPVGDANFLKLAFYGHQTSSWLHLWPPDDETDDGGQAAASSCCRPAPSDRVVCLLRLSNRTIWSAARNEKFLQTQGGRKDTEISILKGRNSHHHEPRPTCSGLPSIEEIEVAANLHHRPTVSFAHRGAELLIDRTQL; translated from the exons ATGACGAGGACAATCGCGGTGAAGATTCTCGTCCTTGTGATTTTCATCGTCGTCGTCTGCCTTCCAGAATTTTGGACTTTATACAGAG AGTCCCAAATCAAGCTGCTGTGTTTGCCGTGCGAACGGGACAAGCGAGGGAGGAGGACGGATGACAGCTCCGCAGATGCTGAGATGAGAAGAAAGAGGTCACGTGACCTTCCTCGCATCCCAGGAGGTGAGAGCCGGCGGGAGGCCTGCAACGAGACGGATGCCGACGGCGGCCCGGCGGCGGACGACGCGCGCGCAAGTTGCTACACGTGCGAAACGCTCGGGAGTGGGCCGCAATTACAAAGCGACAACCGCTCCACTTCAG CAAAGGTTCACATTGAGATGTCGGTGAAGCTTCCAGTCGGAGATGCGAACTTCCTGAAGCTCGCCTTCTACGGCCACCAAACTAGCAGCTGGCTGCACCTTTGGCCACCCGACGACGAGACGGACGATGGCGGCCAGGCGGCGGCGTCTTCGTGCTGCCGGCCGGCGCCGTCCGATCGTGTCGTCTGTCTGCTGAGACTTTCAAATCGCACCATTTGGAGTGCCGCCCGAAACGAGAAGTTTCTGCAGACACAAG GTGGACGCAAAGACACCGAGATCAGCATTCTAAAAG GGAGAAACAGTCATCATCATGAGCCTCGTCCGACATGCTCCG GACTACCGTCCATCGAAGAGATCGAAGTCGCTG CTAATCTTCATCACCGTCCAACAGTGAGTTTCGCTCACAGAGGAGCTGAGCTGCTGATTGACAGAACGCAGCTTTAA